From Candidatus Bathyarchaeota archaeon:
AACCCTTAAGAAAGAAGGCTTGGACAAAAAAAACTTAACAATAAACCATGAGACCCGAGAGAAAATTGCTGTCCAACTGAACAGAAGCGACGCGACTGTCTACAAGTTTTTCAAAGAATGGTGCAGCGCTGGATACATGAGCATGACAAAAGACACAACTAAGAAAGGCAGCCCCGTGACTTTCAAGCTTCTCCACGATATAAGCTTCGTTGAAGGAAAGAACGCCGTTACATTCGACGATTTAAACGCAAAGACTAAGATAGGCTTGGACATGCAAAAGGAAGCAGAAATGTGGCTAGATGGCATTATCGGCGAAATCACCCTCACGGATGGGTATTCCGAAAAGACGTTGAAGCAAGCAATGGTTTTCGACACTTCTCAAATTAGCCCATCCGTAGAGCAAGTTTTGACGAGAATGCCAACTGGGCAAGAACCAAGCGTATCTAGCGAAACTGGGCAAGCGTTAGTCTTTGCGTCGAAAACGCAGACAGTAAATAACCCCATTCAAAAAAATGATATACTAGACGGAGAAAAACTGCTTTCAATTATCGAGTTAGATGAGCCTCATAAAGGGAAATGTGTAAAGTGTGGTTTGCAAGCAACTCTCTATTATCAAATCATGAATTTCAAAGGTCAATGGGGTCATGTCTGCAATGACTGCGCAGCTAATCTTCAGAAGGGAATGAAAGCGCGGCGCGAGGTGATTTCATGAGCGAAGACACACAATATGTGCGCATTCCTAAGAAAGTAATTGAGCACATTTTATCGGAGCTTAAGAAGATCCGTGAGTCTCTGAAGCGGGCTTGATTTTTCAGAGCTTACGAAAATAAACGACAATGTTAAAAGTTAAACAAGTATAGAGAAAGTGAAGGAAGTATAAACATGAGCTTGAAAGATCAACCTAAACTTGTTCAAGACATAATTTTTGCCATTGATAATGACCGTTATATGTGGATGCCTATTTGGGGTGAAGCAAGAACGGGGAAGACTACGCTTGCTTTGCTGTTGATGTTTAAGGTCTATCAAGACTGGGATAAGGTTTTGGGCGCTGTCATTTTCGATTTGAACGGTTTGCTTTACAAGATGCAGAAAGGTGAACCCGCGCTTTTCCCAACTGTAGTGAAGCCCGTTCACATGAGGGTTCCGATTCTTCTTTGGGACGACTTTGCAGCTAAGTCGGGAAAGGCTCAGACTCAGCACGAAAGAGCCTGGGATGTGTTCAAGGGTGCGTTTGACACGTTAGGCACTAGAATCTCTGTTCTTCTTGCAACTATGGTTAATCCGCGAAGCCCAACAGAACAACTACTACAGAAGTACACGCATGAAATCTTAATCCACATCCGCGAAGATGGGAAAAGAGTTTACAAATACGATAAATGTCGGATGCAGCAGGACTTCGTTGGATGGAGAAGCCGACAGCGTAAAAGGTGGTTAGAGTCACAAGTGTTTGGCAAGGTTCCGTTAGATGTGTTCAAACAGTATGACGAGATGAGGACAAGCCTAGTTGACGAAGTGTTCGTGAGCATGCAGGACGCTATGGCAGAGGACACAATAGATCGTCTAATGAAGAGAGTGCAACCCATAGACTATGAACTACTGTTCTTAATTGAGCAGTCGGGCATGGTTAATTACAGGGGAATAATGAAGTCTTTAGGCAATTCTGGAAAACAAAGTCTAACAAGGTGCAAAGCTAGAGGACTAGTAACACCAGTGCGACGTTCCCAATCCTACTACGTTTACGATATCACAGACCTGGGGCTTGACTTGTTAAAATCAAAGCAAGTACAAGACGGAAAACAAGCACAAGCATCACAAAAATCAAAATATAACATTGATTAATTACTCTATAAATAGAGAAAGAAGAAGGCTGTCACAGTCAACAAAATGGTTGTGCATGTTTTTAATGGTTTAACCATAGCGTCACCTTAAGCTTTCAACTGTTGTATTGCTTGATACCTTCATATTCAAGATTTCTTAAAAATATCAAGCCAGAGATGCATTAATGCGAGAGCATGTTTGAATTTCAAGAGGTTCGTAATGTTGCATCATTAGGTATGATATCAGTCCCACATCTGGGACAGAACTTGGAATATGTTGGAAGCTTTTTCTTACATTGCGGACATGTCATCAGCAATGCAACATCAGCTTTCTGAAGCATCACCCACTTCTCACTGCTGGAGTGATGGATCGTAGGAGAATGCTTGCAAAGAATGTGAAAGCCTGTACCATATCCACCAATAGCTAAAGCTGCGCCCCCGAAAAGAAGGGATAAAGTTACTAGCCCATATTTTCCTCCTATTCTGAAATCGTATTCTCGTACGATGGGATTCCCTGGAAAACTGTAATCTACATATTCATTAGTTACAATATTTCCCAAACCAGCAACAAGGCCTAGAAACACCGAGCCGAAGATGCCAAACGTGATTAGAACATAAGGCATCGCAAGTGTCCTCAAAAGGTTCCCCAGCTGCTATATGCAAGGCTATAAGAAAAAAGCGTTATGAATCCCAAATCTTGTCTATGGGCGCAGTTATAGAGTAAACAAAAATGAGGAATTGCGGGTGATATTTCCATTTGACTTGGGTTTGAACCCGGCTCTATTTACAACTATGTGCGTGCCTTTGTACTGATGGTTTGTTAGTAGAAGGAGGGTTGGCGTTCGTACACTTGCTTGGGCGGTTCCATCTTACCGGTCTCTTTAGGCGACAACACTTCAATTAATTCGTACTTTCTAGTGCCTAACCCATATTGCTCCGCGAATTTGGCGACGAGGTAGGGATTCTTCATTGCCCCCCAGAGACGTTCAAAGGGATGGAGGTCGATGTTGGGGTTGAGGTTGACATGTTTGAAGTAGGGCGGGATGGTCTGTTCGATCAGCCCAGCCTTTGCGATAAGATCCAATGTGGCTATTTCAACCGCCACGATGTCGCGGCTGCCCAGAACCCCAATGTCTGCTACGACGCTGGGTTGAATCATTCCCATGCAGTCGCAGTGAGGCGTTACTTGAAGGATGAAGTTGAGGAAGAACCGCTTGTTCTCGTCAAAGGTGTCAAGAACCTTTTTGGCGGTAATTGCCATCAACTCTTGAAAAGCTGCGAAGAACTCAGGCTTGATTTGTAGACACCCGATCTCTTTGTCTGCTTCTATGCATTCTAGGCAGAGCTGGTTTCTGCATGCATAAAGAAGTAGCGACAGTTTGTGTTTTTTGGTATCATACTTGAGGGCGCCGTAGGGGCAGACTTTAACAAGCGCTTGGGCATGCTCTGGTGTGCACTTCTTTGCATCCCAGTATGGAATGGAATGCTCAACACCATGGATCTTATTCCACCTTGATGGAGCCGAATAGCCGCCCAGAGCGAGGTTCTTGATTGCACCGCCGTACCCACTGCAAGCGTGTCCCTTTGCGTGGGTTAAATCTATGAGCGCGTCGGCGTCGTGAATTACGCCGCTCATCTCTAGCGTGTCCACATTCTTGTAGCCCACGTTAACTGAGTGGGTATACCCATCCTTGACGCCAGCAGCTGGAATGATTGGGCAGCCGCACGTTTCTTGCGTGTAGCCGCGATCAACCGCATTGTAAACCGCTGTGGGATTGTCGGTGATGAAGGGCCACCCGCCAACCCGTTTAACGGCTTTGGCAATCCTCCGGACGAAGAATACTGGCACCGTTTGGTATCCGTCTTGGAAGCCTAGGTGCATCTTGATGGCGACCTTGTCACGCTTCTTGATTGTTGAGAAGTCTAGCAACTCGATTATCTTGTCAACTTTTGCCGCTAAGGCTGCGAAAATTGCATCTTGACCCTGCTGTATGGAGCCAAAATAGACCTTTGCTTTTTCACTCATGTTGATCCCCTTTCAATCTGGTGAAGACTCTGGTCTAATAAAACCTTGTCGGTTTACCCTCATTTTATGTGCATAGCAACACAAACATAGAAAAATAAGGCATGTCCATTTAGGTTGGGTCTAAATTTGGCTCTCGCACCATAGATAGATGGCGCTTGTGTACTCTCTTATTTACGCGGCGAGTATGTTTGGAAAACCATAAAAATTCGTCGCCTTTATCACTATATTCTTGGTGTTGTTTATGTCTGTTGCGAAGGACACTGCTGCTGACTGGATTGATGAGAACAAGACCCGCTTGATTCAAATAAGTGATACAGTGTGGGAGTTTGCTGAGTTAGGTTTAATTGAGTTCAAGTCTTCTGCGCTCCTTACCGATGAGTTGGAGAAGTACGGGTTTAGGATTGAACGTGGAGTTGCATGTATGCCAACAGCTTTCGTAGCTACTTTTGGCGAAGGAAAACCCGTTATAGGAATAATGGGTGAATATGATGCACTGCCAGGAATATCACAAAAAAAGGCTCCGTGGAAAGAACCGTTGGAACCTGGGAAACCTGGACATGGGTGTGGACATAATATTCATGGGACAAGCGGGATGGCAGCAGCGATATCCATAAAGAATGCAATGAAGAAGCACCAAATAATGGGTACGATTAAATTCTTTGGATGTCCCGCTGAGGAGAACTTCTCAGGTAAAGTATACATGATTAGAGAGGGATGCTTCCGGGACGTCGACGCTGCAATTAGCCATCATCCAAGCACTATGAATGAAGCTTCGATGTTAAGCAGCTTAGCTGTCAACTCGGTCAAGTTTCATTTTTATGGTAAAGCTTCTCATGCTGGTGGGTCCCCGGAGCAAGGTAGAAGCGCGTTGGACGCAGTTGAACTGATGAATACTGGCGTGAACTATCTGAGGGAACATGTAATCCAAGACGCGAGAATTCATTACATAATTGAAAAAGGAGGGGACCAGCCGAATATTGTGCCTCCATACTCTAGAAGCTGGTATTATGTGAGAGCTCCAAAGAGAGATCAAATGATGTTCATATATGATTGGGTACTTGACATAGCGCGGGGAGCAGCGCTTATGACCAGAACTGAGCTGAAGGTAGAGTTCATCGAAGGCTGTCATAACTACATTCCTAATAAAACCATCTCAGAATTAATTGTTAAGAACATGCGTGAAATCGGACTGCCAAAATACGCCGATGATGATTTGAAGTTTGCAAATCAAATTGCCGAGACGATTACTCCAGAAATGAAGAATGCTCAACTACGAAAATCCAAACGACCTGGATGGGAACAGCTTGTTGACGAATTGATAGACCCTGAACTTCCTGATCCTTGGGGCGAAGGAGAAACTAGCCACGGCAGCACCGACGTGGCTGACGTGAGTTGGCACACACCCACTGTAGAATTTTGCACTGCCACTTGGATTTTAGGTACCCCTGCTCATTCATGGCAAGCGGTTGCGCAAAGCGGAGTTGGCCTTGGACACAAGTCGCTGATATTCGCAGCGAAGGTGATGGCTACTACAGCTATAGATCTCTTGACTAACGAGGACGAATTGAACAAGGCAAAGAAGGAGCATAACCGAAAAATAAATAATGCAAAATATGTGTCTCCGATCCCTACTGATAAAAAGCCTCCTCTCGATGTTTGGGAGAAAAAACCTCGTACAAGTCCATAGGCAACCCTAGCTCAGCTGTCATAAGTCGTTTTTCAAGCGTTTGTGTATGCTGCCTAAAACAGGTACATTCACTTATGGGATGCTCTGTTTTCTCAAGCTTTTGTAACTTTTAAGCTACTTGGAATTCTTCTCCTTCTTTCAACAGCATAACCTTAATGTTTGAATTGGCTTCTACTTTCTTTCTGAACTCTTCGGGGTTCGTGCTCCAGCGGTGCATCGGTATCGTGGTTTTAGGGTTGATTGCTATCGCTGCTTCAGCAGCCTCAGCGTTATCCATGGTGTATGTGTCTCCGCTGGGGAGTAATGCCACATCTACAGGTCCGAGTTGTCGCATTTCGGGGATAAAGTCTGTGTCTCCAGCATGATAAATCGTCTTGTTCTCAACAGTTATCAAGTAGCCGACCCCGAACTGCTTGGGATGATAAGGTTTTCCGGGAGATCTGAAACGCTTAGTATTGTAGGCATCCACAGCCCTGACTTTTACACCCTTTACTGTTGTCTCTTCTTCAGGTTTGAGAGTCTTAACGGTTCCACCGATTTTCGAAACACAGTCTTCAGGAGCGATTATCACAGTGTCATCCCTGCGAGCTTTTTTGATCTTAGATGGGTCACAATGGTCACTATGCGAGTGCGTCACCAAAATCAAGTCTGCCTTTTCAGCGACTTCGCCGTATTTTTCTAAGTCAACGTAGATAACTGTTCCCTCAGCTTTGATTTGAAAGCTGGCGTGAGCCAAGTATTTTATGAAGATAACCATTTTATTTCGCTTTTCAATGTGGTCTGTTAACGTATATTAATCTTGAATGTGCCGAAGAGAGAGGGGAAAGGGTGCAGGGTAGATATTGCTATCTGACTTAGTTTATGCTCTGCTTTCGACTCTACTACTTCAAAAGTAATTCCATTAATATTCTATCAGTGTATATTCCATCAAGAAATTTTATGTCTCGAATTAATTTGCCGCATTCTTTATACCTGCATTTCTTGTAAACGTGGAAAGCTCTCTTATTTGTGGCGTAGACAGAGAGCTGAAGAACCTCAAATCCGCGTTTCTTGGCGATTTCGATAAACGTCTTTGTCATAGTTGTTCCTAATCCTGAATTGCGATAGCCATCGCGAATGAAAATGCCGAACTCTACAACGTGCGCCCGTTTGTCAGTGTGGGGGTGGATGCTCGCGCCTCCGACTAGCTTGTCATCAACTCTTGCAACCAGGTAAAGCATTCCCGCCTTTGTGCCGCGTTCAAACCATCGTCGCTCCTCTTCCATGTCCATTATTTTATTGTTCATGAAGAGGTATTTTCCTTCGCGGATTACACTGTTAATCGCCTCTACGACTTCAGGCAGATCCTCTTCTCTTAACCAGTCAAGCATGGCTGTTCGTCCATCCTTTAGCTTGAATGTCTTGTAAGCCATTGCCGCATTCCAGCCTTTCAGAAAGATTTTAAGAGAAGTAATTAAACTTGTAGTAGGCTTCGAATTGCGGCTATAGTCTAGTTTGGATTAGGACATCAGCCTGCCACGCTGACGACCCGGGTTCAAATCCCGGTGGCCGCACCACTTTTCTCTCATACACAATTTTTAATGGACTTGCAGTTAGTGGCTAAAGCCAAGGCTTATTGGGCAAGAATCACAACTAGAAGAATAGTAGGGTTTGGCTATGGCAAACAAGGATTGCGGTTGTGCTTGGGAATTCCAAGGCAACATATTGGTATGTGTTAAGAGATGCCGAAAACATAACAAGCCAAAAAACCTTTCAATGCAAAAGCTGAATGTATGAGACTATAAAATAAGTGCACGTTTATGAACATTGGCAGGTTTGAACCTTATTACTGTGAAGGTCTTGTTGGGATGCACGCATGCATAAATTGATGCTCATACATATTATAACTATAACTAAAACCTTAAAACCCAAACGACAGGACATCCTCAAACGTCGACCATGGATGACATCTGAACATCTTTACAGTAAGCGCGCGCGCAAGCTTTAATCTAGAACAAATAGATATTATCATCAAATGAAAACATCATTTATACCCTTTTTTTAATGAAGCTATTCACACATTTGTTTTGCTTTTTGATCCTATAAAGAGCAGTTTGGACAATGAACACCATACAGCAAATTGTTCTCCGCTATCTCTCCTCCTTGTTCACCATATTTACTCGGCTTAGCAACATGGAGTACCTGTCTCTTCCTGCTTCCATGCCTATAAACAGTAACTCCCTTACATCCCAGCTCATATGCCAACCAAAAAACCTTCTCAATGTCCTGAGGGGTTGCACTGTTTGAAAAGTTAACGGTTTTTGATACCGCGTTGTCCGTGTAATTTTGGAAAGCCGCTTGCATGCGGACATGCCATTCAGGCGAAAGATCATGGGCAGTGACAAAGACTTTCCTAATCTTTTCCGGAATCTCTTCTATACGAGAGATCGAAGTTGTTTTTGAAATCTTCTTAATCAATTCATCACTGTAGATGCCCTCTTGAATCGTCATCCTCTCAAAATAGGGGTTTATCACGTTCAAGGTTTGTCCCAAACTTTCGGCGACATTCCTCACGTACGAAACTGAAAACAAAGGCTCTATCCCTCCGGAGCAGCCAGCAATCTCACTGATCGTTCCTGTGGGGGCAATTGTAGTTATCGTGGCATTTCTAATCATTTCATAACCGTTTCTCTCCCATATGCTTCCTTGAAAGTCCTGGAAGGAACCGCGCTCTTTCGCTAGTTCGACAGACATCTTTATCCCTTCGTCATGAATAAACTTCATCACATTCTCGGCCATAGTTAAGGCCTCAAGAGAGTTGTATGGAATCCTCATTTGAATGAGCATATCAGCAAATCCCATAACCCCTAAACCAATCTTTCTGTTTCTCTTTGTCATCTTCTCGATTTCCTCGAAGGGGTATCTGTTAACATCTATCACATTGTCGAGGAAATGAACAGCTGTTCTGATGGTTTCTCTTAGCTTCTCCCAATCGATTTTGCTGTCGTTGACCATTTTTGACAAGTTTATTGATCCAAGGTTGCAGGATTCAAAGGGAAGTAAGGGCTGTTCTCCACAAGGGTTTGTTGCTGCTATCTTTCCAACATGGGGGGTGGGATTATGCTGGTTAACCATATCGATGAAAATTATTCCAGGTTCACCGTTTTTCCAGGCCATTATTGCAATTAAGTTCCAGATTACTCTTGCCCTCAGAATCTTGACAGCCTTTCTATTTCTCGGATTTATTAGTTTATATTCTGTATCATTTTTAACTGCATCCATAAACTTGTCGGTGAGGGCAACTGAAATATTGAAATTGTTCAATCGGCCCTCTTCTTCCTTTATCACGATGAAATCCAAGATATCAGGATGGTCTACTTTTAGGATTCCCATGTTTGCTCCTCTTCGTTTTCCCCCTTGTTTTATGACGTTAGTTGCGGCGTCGAAAACCGAGATAAATGATAACGGTCCAGAGGCAACTCCACCAGTTGAGTTAACAACATCATTTTGAGGTCTTAACTTAGAGAATGAAAAGCCAGTTCCTCCACCTGTCTTGTGGACTAAAGCAGCGTATTTTAAGGCGTTAAATATGCTTTCCATCGAATCTTCAATAGGCAATACAAAGCATGCAGATAGTTGTCCTAAATCTGTTCCTGCGTTCATCAAGGTAGGAGAGTTTGGCAAGAATTCAAAGCGAACCATTGTCTTGTAAAATATTTTTTCTGTCTGAGCAACTTCCTCATCTGTTTTTCCATAAAGTTCTTCCGCATGAGCAATTGCTTTCGCAACTCTTCTGAAGATTTTGCTTGTAGTTTCTACAATGTTTCGGTTTTCGTCTCGTCTCAGGTATCTAGCCGCGAGAATCACTATGGCGTTCAAAGGAAGTTTAAGATCATCCTCTACGCCTAACAAAGCTGCCGCTTTCCGTATCTCGGCTCTTTTCTGCCGATATAGAATGTACGCTTTAGCGGTTTTAGCGTGCCTACTCTCAATCAACACTTTTTCTACGATGTCTTGAAGGTCTTCTACACTTTGGGTTTCGCCTCGAAAATGCCCTTCAAGCACTTGAACAACCTTTTCAGCTAGGTGTTCAGCTTCCGTCTTGTCTTCGTCTCCCACCGACTGTACTGCTTTCCAAATGGCCTCTGAGATTTTGTTTTTATCAAAATCAACGATTCTTCCATCTCTTTTTCTTATTTTAGATATTGTTGTCGCTTGGGAGCTTTTGTTTTGAAGAGGTATCGTTTCCTTGGTTGACATAACTTCACCATCTTTTTAAATAAACGTTAGCGGATCTGGTGTCGAGATGTTTATAGTGTTTACAATAAAAAATTTGTTTAATCATTTGCTGCAAATCTGACCTTCCGTGTCTCTTTGGATCCAAATAAGTTTACTTCGTAGCTGTCTAAAAAAAGCGTTTTAGCGCATGCGGTTTAAGTTTTCAATAAAAAGTATAGCAGCTACTTGTTGGTTAAATAAGTTTTATCACGTGAAAACGTAGCGCGCGGGGGTTACAAATGTAGAAGTTTGTAGCATGTTTGTTGAATCATCCGTCGCATAGATTATAATTATCAATTCTTCATTGTAGCCGAAAGATTGGGCGCGTGCCTTTGTTAGACTTGTGAACATTTGTGAGTGCGTACCGTTTTTCTTTGAAAGCAGCATCAAGGTAAACTTTTACAATGGCTAAACTTTTTGTGTTTGCACTCCAGCTTCTTCTGAAGCCTTAACTAGTTTTGTCTTGTCTGCGCCCTTTATTCCCTTCCAGTCCAAAGTAACAGTTTCAACTTTCTCCAGTGTTCGCTCTACACATTGCCTGATAGTTTTAGCGTCAACATGTGAAATAGCATATTTCGGAATTATGTGGCCAAAGGCAAAGTCGTCTTCTAGAGCCATACGTGTAAACTTTTGGCTATAATGAGGTCCGCCGATGCCAACCGCTACTATTGAATTTCTGGATTTTCTAAGAATTGGAGCCATCGCTGCGTGAGCCACCGCTTCTGCGGCTTTCATGTCTTTCCATTGTGTTGGTGAGCTTCCAAGTTCCACGAACATTGTCGCAATGTTGAGGGAAGGTCCGTGATGGGTGCATTCGTATGAAACTTGGTAGTCTAGGCTGTGTGTGTTTTTTTGTTCCGCCATTTCCAGTAAGGCTTCTTTCATTGCGTTTGCCGGTGCTATTGAGATTCGGTTTGGTAGGCCGCCTTTTTGCGCTTGAGCGGTTAGGTTGCCTGGCGTGTGAACTGAGAGTGTTGGTGTGCCGCTTTTGCTGCTGTGACGCGAAATGTATATTATAAGCTGTGGGTTGAAGTGGTTTAGGATCGATTGGTAGTAGATTGCTTCTTCGTCGATTGTTACAAGCTTCACTTCGTTGTCGCTGAGTGTCTTATGGTATACTGGGTTGCTGTGGAATTTCTCCTCTGATTCCTTGAAGTCGTAGTGGACTAACAGTTGCTGTCTAATGTTCATGCTTGCAACGTCTTTTGTAGAAGCAACTATGAGAATCATCTGTTGCGCTCCATTACTCATTTTTGAGGTTGCCAATTGGGTTTAAGCGTTTCCATAAAACTTATATTATCTAGCT
This genomic window contains:
- a CDS encoding zinc ribbon domain-containing protein, which gives rise to MRTLAMPYVLITFGIFGSVFLGLVAGLGNIVTNEYVDYSFPGNPIVREYDFRIGGKYGLVTLSLLFGGAALAIGGYGTGFHILCKHSPTIHHSSSEKWVMLQKADVALLMTCPQCKKKLPTYSKFCPRCGTDIIPNDATLRTS
- a CDS encoding amidohydrolase, whose protein sequence is MSVAKDTAADWIDENKTRLIQISDTVWEFAELGLIEFKSSALLTDELEKYGFRIERGVACMPTAFVATFGEGKPVIGIMGEYDALPGISQKKAPWKEPLEPGKPGHGCGHNIHGTSGMAAAISIKNAMKKHQIMGTIKFFGCPAEENFSGKVYMIREGCFRDVDAAISHHPSTMNEASMLSSLAVNSVKFHFYGKASHAGGSPEQGRSALDAVELMNTGVNYLREHVIQDARIHYIIEKGGDQPNIVPPYSRSWYYVRAPKRDQMMFIYDWVLDIARGAALMTRTELKVEFIEGCHNYIPNKTISELIVKNMREIGLPKYADDDLKFANQIAETITPEMKNAQLRKSKRPGWEQLVDELIDPELPDPWGEGETSHGSTDVADVSWHTPTVEFCTATWILGTPAHSWQAVAQSGVGLGHKSLIFAAKVMATTAIDLLTNEDELNKAKKEHNRKINNAKYVSPIPTDKKPPLDVWEKKPRTSP
- a CDS encoding vitamin B12-dependent ribonucleotide reductase; translated protein: MSTKETIPLQNKSSQATTISKIRKRDGRIVDFDKNKISEAIWKAVQSVGDEDKTEAEHLAEKVVQVLEGHFRGETQSVEDLQDIVEKVLIESRHAKTAKAYILYRQKRAEIRKAAALLGVEDDLKLPLNAIVILAARYLRRDENRNIVETTSKIFRRVAKAIAHAEELYGKTDEEVAQTEKIFYKTMVRFEFLPNSPTLMNAGTDLGQLSACFVLPIEDSMESIFNALKYAALVHKTGGGTGFSFSKLRPQNDVVNSTGGVASGPLSFISVFDAATNVIKQGGKRRGANMGILKVDHPDILDFIVIKEEEGRLNNFNISVALTDKFMDAVKNDTEYKLINPRNRKAVKILRARVIWNLIAIMAWKNGEPGIIFIDMVNQHNPTPHVGKIAATNPCGEQPLLPFESCNLGSINLSKMVNDSKIDWEKLRETIRTAVHFLDNVIDVNRYPFEEIEKMTKRNRKIGLGVMGFADMLIQMRIPYNSLEALTMAENVMKFIHDEGIKMSVELAKERGSFQDFQGSIWERNGYEMIRNATITTIAPTGTISEIAGCSGGIEPLFSVSYVRNVAESLGQTLNVINPYFERMTIQEGIYSDELIKKISKTTSISRIEEIPEKIRKVFVTAHDLSPEWHVRMQAAFQNYTDNAVSKTVNFSNSATPQDIEKVFWLAYELGCKGVTVYRHGSRKRQVLHVAKPSKYGEQGGEIAENNLLYGVHCPNCSL
- a CDS encoding MBL fold metallo-hydrolase, which translates into the protein MVIFIKYLAHASFQIKAEGTVIYVDLEKYGEVAEKADLILVTHSHSDHCDPSKIKKARRDDTVIIAPEDCVSKIGGTVKTLKPEEETTVKGVKVRAVDAYNTKRFRSPGKPYHPKQFGVGYLITVENKTIYHAGDTDFIPEMRQLGPVDVALLPSGDTYTMDNAEAAEAAIAINPKTTIPMHRWSTNPEEFRKKVEANSNIKVMLLKEGEEFQVA
- a CDS encoding GNAT family N-acetyltransferase; the protein is MAYKTFKLKDGRTAMLDWLREEDLPEVVEAINSVIREGKYLFMNNKIMDMEEERRWFERGTKAGMLYLVARVDDKLVGGASIHPHTDKRAHVVEFGIFIRDGYRNSGLGTTMTKTFIEIAKKRGFEVLQLSVYATNKRAFHVYKKCRYKECGKLIRDIKFLDGIYTDRILMELLLK
- a CDS encoding DUF362 domain-containing protein, whose product is MSEKAKVYFGSIQQGQDAIFAALAAKVDKIIELLDFSTIKKRDKVAIKMHLGFQDGYQTVPVFFVRRIAKAVKRVGGWPFITDNPTAVYNAVDRGYTQETCGCPIIPAAGVKDGYTHSVNVGYKNVDTLEMSGVIHDADALIDLTHAKGHACSGYGGAIKNLALGGYSAPSRWNKIHGVEHSIPYWDAKKCTPEHAQALVKVCPYGALKYDTKKHKLSLLLYACRNQLCLECIEADKEIGCLQIKPEFFAAFQELMAITAKKVLDTFDENKRFFLNFILQVTPHCDCMGMIQPSVVADIGVLGSRDIVAVEIATLDLIAKAGLIEQTIPPYFKHVNLNPNIDLHPFERLWGAMKNPYLVAKFAEQYGLGTRKYELIEVLSPKETGKMEPPKQVYERQPSFY
- a CDS encoding D-tyrosyl-tRNA(Tyr) deacylase, yielding MILIVASTKDVASMNIRQQLLVHYDFKESEEKFHSNPVYHKTLSDNEVKLVTIDEEAIYYQSILNHFNPQLIIYISRHSSKSGTPTLSVHTPGNLTAQAQKGGLPNRISIAPANAMKEALLEMAEQKNTHSLDYQVSYECTHHGPSLNIATMFVELGSSPTQWKDMKAAEAVAHAAMAPILRKSRNSIVAVGIGGPHYSQKFTRMALEDDFAFGHIIPKYAISHVDAKTIRQCVERTLEKVETVTLDWKGIKGADKTKLVKASEEAGVQTQKV